The DNA sequence AATCCTGATCCGTCATCCCACCATATCACGCAAAGAGCTCGCCCGGTACCTTGGCATATCCGGATCTGCCGTTACTTGGCAAATGGAACGGCTCTGTGCTGACGGCACCGTCTTCGCCACGAAATCCGGGAAATACACCTGTTACCTGCTCAATCCAGAAGTAAAAGAAATTCTTAGGGATTACCTGCCTGACAATCCTGTTGCACATGTGACCGATCTGGCATAATAAGGGATCAGATCCGCTCGGATACGACAAAACCGAATCAACAGATTCCTGCAGGATCATGATAAGCGCACTACAACGTCCTTCCTCTCAATACCTCTTTTTGTTTTTGATCCTCGAGCTGATCAAGAGCATCTTTCGCAATGGATCTGGCCTCCACTCTTTTTTCAATTAAAGTATCTTTTCCAGCTGATCCTGCTTGGAAACCTAGTAGAGTGCCAACAAGTGTACCAGTTATCCCTGTGAAGAGACTTACTATTGTCCGCGCCCGTGCCCCGCACTCCAGGCCCTCGGCGATCGCGTACTCAGGACATTTTTACTCACTACGTCCATTTTTATTGAATCTCTCGCTTCCGGACTGCCTATAGAAATAATGATTCCAATGACCTACAATAACAATCCATGACTGAATAACCATCCGCGGAATAGTATCATTAGAACAATAATTGTTGCAAGAGACACAAATGCGGCCCGGTCTTTTGATTTTTCATGAAATATCCGTATGCCCCAATACGTCATCAAACCAAAGCACATGATTAATAACAGACTGCCTGAATGTGCACAAGGGAAAACAATTGTGTCCGTTTTACGGAAGAGAGAGAAGAAAGCACTGTAGCATCAGAGATTGTACATCGAAGGATATCTACAGATACCGGCTCACATTTACCGAAATCACCAACAGACAATGTATGAACTGGTCATGTCAATAAATGAAAGGATTTTAGATCAACTCACAGATTATGATATGTACATATCGAGCGATTCGTAAGATTCATCCTCATATCGACTGGGACACTGGGCGGATATCGGGGTGGGTATTCCCATGAGCGCTGAACAATTTGTTTCGAATCATTGATGAAGACGGAATACATGCCGTCATATGTGCCATATGGACGAGAAGTGCCTTTAAATAACCAAAATCGCACTTTAATGAGTTCTTCAGGCTCATTTAATCCCGATTGCAGATGTGAAACGTAAATCTCAGTCTCGAACGAGTGGTTACGAATTGCATTGGCGACTTCTTCATCACGGAGGGCGATCCGGACCAGTTCAATCTCTGACTCGTTTCCTCGGCAGTCAAGATCATTCATCCAGTAATTACCATCATCATGTCCGGTACCGGTTTCCTGCACGCATCCACACGACAAAACCAAAGAAATGAGGAGGATGGTCAGGAGACCGTCCAAAACCCTGATGACAGCCTTTACAAAATCCATGAATCGATCCGATATGCCTGCGACCACCAAGGGATGTACATATCAACCATCACCGGATAGGAATTCTCACTTTTATGGGTAACCTCTGGCAGGTTATTGTTCCACCATACGGATGTCTGATCGCCAAACAGGTACGAGTCCCAGAAATATGCATTAGAGACAGGTGTGTAGCTGCTACTGTCGGCCGCGAAATACTCATGATTCTCATCAGGATTTCCTTTTGCAAAAGGTACGTGACCGGTGCGAATTACCTGACCATTCCATGAAAGCAGATATGGATATCCTTCGGGATATAGAACATTACTGACATAAACTTCAAAGTTGAAATCCTGATTTCCATTGGTAAAATTGGCATGTGGCTCGAATTGTTCATCTTCCGGCAGTGTGCTATCAACAGTGTATACAACAAACTCATTCGGATCTCCGCCAAATATCTCAGAAAACTTTGCTACTCCGACTTCTATCCAGCAAGGATCCCCTCCGACAGGTTGCCCCAAGTGGCTTGTCAGATATTGATGATTTGTGCCTGATGAAGAGACCTCCATATCTCCGGGGTGCACGATGCCGTTGATACCACGGTAATTATACTCATCTATCCACATGCGCCCATCTTTTTGAGCCCAGCTGCGAACTTCTGTTTCTTCCTCTTCCGATTCTTTAGCTCGCTTGTAAATACTTTTCACTCTCTCCGTATCATCTTCTGACCAGCCTGCTAGATAGGTCACACGGGGGGAATTGTGAATTGCATCTGCAATTGCTTTTTCTGTGTCCTGATTTGAACGACACTCCTGAATCAGTGACGGGGATCTCTCGAGTTGCGTAGCTTCATCGACAACATCTCCTGAGATCCAAGTAGGCTCATCCGCACTCACCGCCGACACCATCACCACACTCACCAGCAGCAACGCCAAGAGCACAGAAAGTGCCCGCATTTCATTTTTTTGTTTCATACATTTTCCTCCGTTTTTCATATCCCCAGTGGTAAAACAGCAAAACTTCCAAGTAATGGTAAGGCCAACACAGTTTTGCCTCCGGGCACGCATGGGGGTTCAACCATTCCTAATCTGTTCGGTGAGCCCCGTGCAACACCTTTTTGATACTACGTGCATGACTTTGACGTAGGTTTATTAACCGTTTATGGCCCAATCGTTTACGCATCATACAACCTCCGGTATCGGCCGTGAAGAACTATTTCAAATTTCACCTTTCCTTCACTTCCGCCCCCCACATCCCAAACCCCTATTCATACCCACCCCAACCCTTCTCTCATGCGACCCGGCAGGGCCGGGGCATAATCGGCAGGTCCCGCACGCGAGAGCCAGTTACAGTCAGACACCATCCTGAACGAGAAAAAAGCGATCAGGAATTCTTTTCGAGAGACGCGTCGGGCGGGACCTGCCGAACGACAGCGGACGACATCAGCCATGGGGCCACCGGAGATGAGAGGCCGGTGCCCTCCAATGTCCGTTCCCGTGCCCCGCACTCAAGGCCCTCCTCCGCGATCGCGTACCACAACGGGAACGACCGACATACAACCGATTGTATCACCGAACGAACCCCAATCACCGGCACATAACCAACCATCGCAGGCGTAAGCGGAGCGCCTGCGAACCCACCATCACACATCCAGAGGAATACCAATGCAAAAAAGAGAACCAAGAGAACCGATTTCATCATCACCACCTCGATTTATCAGAGAAACAGCAATCGTCTACCATCACGAGAATGCAGGCCCAGTGCCGACCGCACCACCGGCCTCCCTCTTTCCCCGCTTCCCCGGATCATCGCCGGGACCGTCCGGTGAAGCGGCACCGCCGCCGATATCGGCGCCGCCCTCCGAACATCCTCCGGCCACCACCTCCACCGCATCCGACCAGCCGCCCGCCCCCGGCCGGGTCTGGTGGTACGTCCTCTATGAGGAACTCGCCCGACGGGATGCCGTCATCGACGCCCTCGCGGAGCGGGTCGAATGCCTCGAATGCGAGTGCTACCGCCGGCAGGTGCCGCCCTTCGAGAGGAGGCGGTACTATGAGTGAACAGGCACCGGCAACACCAGAGGGCGAGGACGCCGGGGACTACCCGCTCTACCTCATCCCACAGGTCCTCTCCCGCGAGATCCACGCCCGCGGCGGGACAATCTCGGCGATCGAGATCCGGAGGGCCGGGCGGCACAACTACCGGATCACCATTTCCAATGCAGGTGGTGGAGGGGCCAGTACCCGATAGCCCCTGAACCCCACCAAATGAGGATTTTTTACCCCCCATTCTTTCCAAAAAGAAGCTCAAATCAGCCGTATTTTCAGAGATTTCCAACTCATAAAAAAATACGCGAAATTCTCGAATATTACCAAAATCCAACGGTTTTCCAAAGACTATATCTGCCCGCTACAGCCCAACGATTCGCCGAGGTGCCAGAGCCCCACTCCACCCGAGATCCGCCCGTATTTCGCGTCTGTATCGATCGCATCTCCGGCCGTTTTCACCAAAAATAGAGGATATTTAAGCTTTTCTTATGAAAGAACGACCGATTCCATGTCCATGTGGATGCGAAGAGCCGTCATGCATCCATGCCCTCTGATAAAATGGAAGAGCTCACAGCCCTCCCCTCCCTCTCCCCGAAGACCCGCCGCGGCCCCGGAGCACCCGCAGCCCTCCGACGATCACGACGGCGAGCACGACAATTCCGAGCACGACAAGCCCGGCAGTGACCACGTTGAATTCCGGTTCGAGCGTGATGGTGACGATCTTCGAACCATCTCCGGGCTCGACATCGAGGACCGCAGAGGCATTTTTATATTCCTCCTTGCGTGCGTCGAAGGTATAGCCCGAACCCGGCTCCAATTCGACATTCACCTCGCCTGCCGCATCGGTCGTCCCGATCACTTCACCGTCCAGCGTGACCGTCGCCCCCTCCACCACGGTGTGATCCTTCTCCTCGACGATGACCGTCACCCCGGTCTTGATGATCGGCAGGGTGGCGTAGATGGTCGCGGTGTCGCCGATGGTGCGGGCCTCCTCCCACTCCTCGTAGTAATCCTTCGAGATCGTGAACGTATATGTCCCTTCGATCATTGCCGGGTCGCGATATTCACCGTCCGCGTCGGTCGTTCCGATCCTGTCCCCGTCGATGTATACCGTTGCTCCGGACAGGGGGTTGCCATGGCCGTCGGTCACCGTGATCGTGAGATAGGATGTCGCCTCCGCAAGTTCGATGAGCTGATACACTGCCGACCCGTCGAGCGTCATGCTCGTCGAGTACGTCTCGTATCCGTAACAGACGACCTTGACCTGGTGAGTGCCGCTGCCGCTGATCCGGGTGAAGAGGAGCCCGCCGCTCCCCGTAAGGCCCTTTGAATCGCCATCAATGATCACCTCTGCGCCATCGATGGCGAGATGCGTATCGGCATCGCGGACCTTGAATGCAACCCGGTCCTCGTTCACCAGCCAGATAAAGACGGTTTCATCACCATCGGCTATCTCCACGTCCATGGACGAGGCCGCGTAGTCGTCGTCCAGCACCTCGATGGAATAGTCCGTCTCTTCGGTCACGACGAAGGTGACAGCCCCGCTGCTGTCGGTGTCATCCTCATCCGTGTCACCATATTCACTCTCGATTGCCACCTCGGCGCCGTGTATCGGCAGCAGGGTATCGGCATCGTAGACATAGATGACCAGGTCGTACTCCTCGATGCTCGACTCGAGCACGACGGTAACCGAGTCCTCATCCTCATCGATGTCGTCTTTCCAGGTATCGTAGTCCGATTTTACCACCTTGAGTTCAAAGGTGTCGTCCAGCGAATGGTCGAATTCGTATTCACCGTACTCGTCCGTTGCTCCCTCATAGTCACCATCGATGTAAATGTAGGCGTTCTCTATCGCATCGCCGTCCTCGTCCTCAACCGTGATATCCAGTGTCGTTGCCTGCACGGTGCAGACCAGCAGCAACAGCACGCACACCATGGTCAAACACCGACGCAGGTTCATAAGATGAAATTTCATTCCTGTTCTCACTCCTCCGGGGCCTCACCCTCGGGAAACCCGCCGGGGCCTCCCTGCCTCGCCGGCATATTCTCCATAATAAAGGCAATGACCATCTCCATATCGCCCTCCCCGAGTGCCGCCTCGGCATCGGTGGTATCGACACCGTGCGCCGCGATCATCTCGAGCATTACCCGCGCCTGCTCGCTGTCCATCTCCGGGAGGTCGCCGGGCATCATTCCTCCGTCACCCGCGGGCGGGGTGAAGTTTCCCTCCATGTCGGGGGCATCTCCCCCGGCGTGAAGTTCCCGCCACCCCGTGGCACTCCTTCATCCACCGGCGGCGTTTCACCGGAGGAGGTCGTTCCGGCACTCGTCGTCAGTTCGCTTCCCGTGTCGGTTCCGGTGATATACGGCACCATCAATGCCACTGCGATGATGACGGCGATCGCACCCGCAACCAGGGCAATGATATATGCTTTGTTCCTTTCCATTAAGAATTCATCTCCAGCAAAAGGTGGTCCATAATTAGGGAGTCCCGGCCGACGACTGCCTCCGGGAACCGGTTGACAGGCATGGTCCTGTTGTGCCAGAATCCCTGTTCATCCGGTTCGCACAGGACGGAATGAATGTAGATCATGTCCCGGATGAAATGAACCAACCACACAGTTCCATGATGAAACCGGGGACGTGCCGGAAGTCCCATAGTCAGGATACATTTACCGACGCCTCGGCCCGGCGGCCTCAAAAGCCCTGCAAGTATATATCAAATGAACCCGGTTTTTTATGTATGGCACCTCTGGGCTTTCTCGGCCGCCCCAATATCGCAAAAATGGCGAGGTGCCATGATCTCGAAGGCCTTATCCGGGCGCTGGAATACCCGAACGACCCCGCCATACGCAGCGCCGCCGCCGCGGCGCTGGGGGAGACCGGCGATTCCCGTGCCGTCCACCCGTTGATTCGCGCCCTGAACGACGACGAGGAGGAGGTACGCTTCGCCGCCTTCAAGGCGATCCGGATCGTCGGCCGACCGGCGGTTGAACCCCTCATGGCCGAGCTTCGGGACGACGACTCCCCCCATCACGACAACGTTGCAAAGGAACTGGTAATGATCGGGGAGGGGGCTGTCGAACCCCTGGTGGCGGCACTCGCAGACGAGAACGAACGCGTCGTAACCGCGGCGGCCGTCGCCCTCGCAGAGATCCGGGGACCGGCGATTCCTCCCCTCATCACCGAACTGCAGAACGGGGAGAGCTCCGTCCGCGACATCGCCGCCGCCGTGCTGGCATACATCGGCACCCCGGCGGTGCGGCGGCTGGTCATCGCCCTCATGGACAATGATCCGGGCACCCGCCGCCGCATCGCGGGCGTCCTGAAAGAGATCGGCCCCGCCGCCCTGCCGGACCTGACCACATTCCTGCTCGCAGGCGACCTTCGGCAGCGGCACGGGGCCGCCGAAGCGCTCGGGTATATCGCGGACCCTGCAACCGTAGAGCCGCTGATCCACGCCCTCGACGACATGAACCCCGATGTCCGGCACGCCGCCGCCGAAGCGCTCGTCGCGATCGGGGAGCCCGCCGTCCTCCCCCTCACGAACGCCATGAAGACCGCGGCCCCCGGCATCCGGGACAGTGCCGCAGACGTCCTCGAACAGATCGGCGCACCCGCCGTCCCTCCACTCATCGCCGCGATGGAAGAGGAGGGAAGCAGCATCCGCAGCCGTGCCGCCGATATACTCGGATGCTGCGGCGACCCCGCTGCCGCCCTGCCCCTCACAAATGTCCTCGGCGACCCCGACGAGAACGTCCGCCAGGCCGCGGCCGAGGCCCTGGGAAAGATCGGGGACCTCCGTGCCGTGGGCCCCCTCACTACCCTCCTCGATGACCCGGACGGAAACGTCCGCATGCGGACCATTGAAGCGCTCATCCGGATCGGTGACGACCGGGCGACAGCCCCCCTCCTTGCGGCACTCCAGAACGAGACGACGGAAATACGCAGCAACAGCAGGTATGTCCTCGGGACGATCAGCCGCGTCCCCAAGGGCGACCCCCTGATGAGCGCACTTCTGGAGGAACTCAGGGACGACGAACCCGTCTCCGCCACGGCCTTCTTCTCCCCGGCGATCACCGGGACCCGCACCACCTTCCAGCGGCGGTACACCGATGCACAGGAACGTGTATACGAACTCTTCCGGGCGCCGAATCCTGAGAAGGCACGGGCCTTCCTGAAGACGAAGAGCATCCCCCATCCCAACTATTACCTCATCGTCGAGACACCGGACGGCACCTGGGGCCTCGACAGGGACGGCCTCTTCCTCGAACACCTCGAGCCGTGGCAGGTCTGCTGCACCCCCAATCCCGACTGCGACGGAACGATCGTCTCATGGAACCCCGTCCGGCTGGAAATGGCGGCCCGCGGCCTCGCCGACAACTTTGTCTGCGACGTCCGGTGCGGACGGTGCGGACGGGTCTGGACCGACGGCATCCGCTACCAGAATATCACGGCAGTTCGCTGCCCCGCCTGCACCGCGGTCAACCGGGTCGACAGCACAAGCGCCGTCTGCTACCATCTCTGACGGCCCGATGACCATCCGCGAGGAGTGAGATGCCACCGCATCCCGCTCTCTCGTGCCATTCCTCACAATAAAAAATAGAATGGGGCCTCTCACGCCCCGCCCTTGAACTCCTTCATCGTCTCCGCCATCTCACGGAGCCTTTTATCAACGAGGAAGTTCACCGTTCCCTCCTCGAACGTCCCGTCGGGCCCCCGCTTCCCGGCCGGAACACCGGTGAGGACCTCGATGCCCTCGTCGATCGTCGCGACCGGGTAGATGGTGAACTTTCCTTCCTTTCCGGCCTCGATGATCTCGTCTTTGAGCATCAGGTTCTGGACGTTGCTCGCAGGAATCATCGCTCCCTGCCTGCCGGTGAGCCCCTTCGCCTTGCAGACCTCATAGTACCCCTCGAGCTTCTCGTTGACGCCGCCTATCGCCTGCACCTCGCCCTTCTGGTTCACGGAGCCCGTGACCGCGATCGCCTGGTTGATGGGCAGGCCGGAGAGGGCCGAAAGGATCGAGTAGAGTTCGGTGCTCGAGGCGCTGTCGCCGTCGACGCCGCCGTAGCTCTGCTCGAAGACGAGACGGGCCGAGAGCGAGAGCGGCTTGTCCTGCGCATATGCCGCGTTCATGTAGCCCGATAAAATGAGGACGCCCTTCGTGTGCGTCGGGCCGCCCATCGCGGCCTCGCGTTCGATGTCGATGATCCCGCCCCGTCCGGTCCCTATCGAGGCGGTCACCCGTGACGGGCGGCCGAAGGCGATATCGCCAAGCCCCATCACGGAGAGCCCGTTCACCTGTCCGACCGTCTCGCCCTCGGTGTCGATGAGGAAGATCCCCTTCGTGATGTACTCCTGCACCTTCTCCTGGATGAGGTTCGAGCGGTAGATCTTCTCCTCGACGGCCTTCATGATGTGGCGGTCACTCGTATACTCCTCCCCGTCCACGCCCGCGTAGTAGCTCGCCTCCCGGATGATATCGGCCACCCGTGAGAACCGGGTGGTGAGCTTGTTCTGGTCGTCCGCGAGGCGCGAGCCGTACTCAATCACCCGTGCCACCCCCGACGGGTCGAGATGGCGCAGGTCGTTCTCCTCGCAGAGCCCGCAGATGAAGGAGGCGTAGTTGCGCACATTCTCCTCCGTCCTGTCCATCACGGTGTCGAAGTCGGCCCGGACCTTGAAGAACTCCGAAAAGTCCGGGTCGCCGTTCATGAGGATCTGGTAAATCTCGGGAGTGCCGATGAGGACCACCTTCACCCCGAGCGGAATCGGCTCGGGCTTGATGCCCTTCGTGGAGATGAAGCCCATCCGCTCGCCCGGCTCCTCGACGACGACCTCGTCCGTTTTCAAGGCCGTCTTCAGGCCGTCCCACGAGAACTGGTTACGGAAGAGATCCTCGACGAGCATCACAAGAAAGCCGCCGTTCGCCTTGTGAATCGACCCCGGCCGGATCATCGTGAAGTCGGTCGCGACGACCCCGTACTGGACCTCCTTTTCGATCTTGCCGAATAGGTTCTGGTAGGAGGGATTCTGCTCGAAGACGACCGGTGCGCCGCCGTTTTCCGTGTTGTCCACGATCACGTTCACCTCGTACTTGCGCAGCGCAAGCTCCCTGAAGAAGGGGTTTGCAAACTGCGGCGGAAGCTGCTGCTGGGCCGCCTCGGGCATAAACTGGATCAGGTTTTCCACGATATCCTTCTGGACGGCGTCGATGTACGGGTGGATCTCGTCGATGCCCTCGTACTTGTCCTTCAGCGCCGCCACCCGGTGGCCGATCGCGGTGAGGGCGACGTCCCGGTTCAGCGTCTCGACGGTCTCCCCGCCCTTCTGGTCGAGCTCCCGCAGCTGGCGGAAGGTGGTGCGAAGCTCCCCCATCAGCTCCTCCTTTGCCTTCTGGAAGGCCGCCTGCACCTCCGGCGGCAGCGCCGCGAACTCCTCCGGCTGGTACGGCTCGCCGGTCTCCTTTAATGGGAGCGAGAGAAGCCCCTGCGGCCCTGCCTGTATGACGAAGCCCTTCTGCGCCGCCACCTCGTTGACGTGCTCGATCAGCTTCCCCTTCTCCTCCTCGACCCCCTGGATGGCGGCATTGCGGCGGTCGACGTAGTCCTCGCTCTCGAAGACCTTCGGGATGAAGCGTTTCGCCTCCTCGATGAAGGCCGCCATATCGTCCCTGAACTCCTTTCCCATCCCCGGCGGCAGACGGATGGCATTTGGCTCGTAGGGATTTTCAAAGTTGTTTACGTAGATCCAGTCATTGGCCTGCGGCCGGGTCTTCGCAAGCTCAGCGAGGAACTTTTTGACCGCGGTCTTTCGCCCCGTCCCGTAGATGCCGGAGACGTAGATGTTGAACCCCTTCTCCCCGATGTTCAGGCCGAGGGTGAGCGCCGCAAGGGCACGCTTCTGCCCGACGATCTCCTCGAGCGGTTTGAGGTCGCGGGTGCTCGTGCAGTCGACAAGCGTCGCGTCGAACCGGTGCCGGTACTGTTCCGGCGGCAGTGGTGTGATCATGTTTCCTCCAACTCCGTTATGCGTGGAATGGTTGCGATACCATAAGAGTCTTATGCGGCAGGATGGGAGGAAGTGCCCCTGAGGAGTGCCACCGGCGGGTGATAGTTCCCGGAAACGACCGGTCATCTCCGTGGCACGGCGATACATGGGTCGGTATGGGCATCGCCATGGATAAGAGGATGTTCAGAGGAAAAGAAGAAAAAATGCCCCTCTCGCGCCCTGATCATTGCGAATGTTCGGGAAGCGTCTGTGTATGCAGCTCGAAGGCGAACACGCCGATCGCAAGCCAGACGATGCCGAAGAGCATCGCATATTTGCTGAGGAAGATGAGAAGCAGGCTGCAGGAGACGATCCCAAGAAGCGGGGTCAGCGGATACAGGGGGACAGAAAATCCTCGTTCGATGCCCGGTTCATCCCACCGGAGCTTGATGAGACTCAGGTTGATGAAGAAGAACGTGGTCAGGGTGCCGAAATTGAATATCTGCGCAAGCGTGTCGAGGTCCCCCCGTGCCGCCAGGATGATCAGCGCCGCCACGATGCCGACCAGAAGGACGGCATAGAGCGGCACGCCCTTCTTCGAGATGACCGAGAGCTTCCCGGGCAAAATCCCCTGCCGGGACATCGCAAACAATGCCCGAGACCCCCCGAAGATGCTGGATATGACAACGGAGGCGGTGGCGAAGAGGGCTGCTATAGAGACGTACTTCAGGATAATGGGATTCGATGTCGCCTGCATGAGCGCCGTTTCGAGCGGTGCGGTGGAGGTCGCAAGGAGATTCCAGTCAAGAAGGCCGACCGCAACGATGGAGACCGCGATGTAGATGGCGGTGCTCACCAGAAACGCGATCATGAGCGCCCGCGGGACGTTCCGTTCCGGGTCCTTCACCTCTTCAGCGATGACCGTCACCGTGTTGAACCCGACGAAGGCGAAGAATATCACCGCCGCACCGTGGATGGTCCCCGACATCCCGTACGGGAAGAAGGGCTGGTACGTTCCGGTCGGGCCGTTGGTGAGGATGAAGCTCCCCCCGATGACGACGAAGAGGGCGAGCGCAAGGATCTTCAGGAGGACGAGGATGCCGTTTGCGCCTGCAGCCTCCCGCATGCCGTAGAGGTTCATGAGGGCAAGGACGACCGGGAGCAGGCA is a window from the Methanovulcanius yangii genome containing:
- a CDS encoding carboxypeptidase-like regulatory domain-containing protein; the protein is MVCVLLLLVCTVQATTLDITVEDEDGDAIENAYIYIDGDYEGATDEYGEYEFDHSLDDTFELKVVKSDYDTWKDDIDEDEDSVTVVLESSIEEYDLVIYVYDADTLLPIHGAEVAIESEYGDTDEDDTDSSGAVTFVVTEETDYSIEVLDDDYAASSMDVEIADGDETVFIWLVNEDRVAFKVRDADTHLAIDGAEVIIDGDSKGLTGSGGLLFTRISGSGTHQVKVVCYGYETYSTSMTLDGSAVYQLIELAEATSYLTITVTDGHGNPLSGATVYIDGDRIGTTDADGEYRDPAMIEGTYTFTISKDYYEEWEEARTIGDTATIYATLPIIKTGVTVIVEEKDHTVVEGATVTLDGEVIGTTDAAGEVNVELEPGSGYTFDARKEEYKNASAVLDVEPGDGSKIVTITLEPEFNVVTAGLVVLGIVVLAVVIVGGLRVLRGRGGSSGRGRGGL
- a CDS encoding APC family permease, whose product is MTELKRTLGVWPAAAVSIGAIIGAGIFVLVGVASGIAGPSVILSFVIAGFVALFTALSAAELSSFITESGGSFIFTHRAFGKFWGFVVGWMQSADYIIGASAVSIGFAGYFLYFFGLSSTQVALIVVGCLLPVVLALMNLYGMREAAGANGILVLLKILALALFVVIGGSFILTNGPTGTYQPFFPYGMSGTIHGAAVIFFAFVGFNTVTVIAEEVKDPERNVPRALMIAFLVSTAIYIAVSIVAVGLLDWNLLATSTAPLETALMQATSNPIILKYVSIAALFATASVVISSIFGGSRALFAMSRQGILPGKLSVISKKGVPLYAVLLVGIVAALIILAARGDLDTLAQIFNFGTLTTFFFINLSLIKLRWDEPGIERGFSVPLYPLTPLLGIVSCSLLLIFLSKYAMLFGIVWLAIGVFAFELHTQTLPEHSQ
- a CDS encoding Lon protease family protein — translated: MITPLPPEQYRHRFDATLVDCTSTRDLKPLEEIVGQKRALAALTLGLNIGEKGFNIYVSGIYGTGRKTAVKKFLAELAKTRPQANDWIYVNNFENPYEPNAIRLPPGMGKEFRDDMAAFIEEAKRFIPKVFESEDYVDRRNAAIQGVEEEKGKLIEHVNEVAAQKGFVIQAGPQGLLSLPLKETGEPYQPEEFAALPPEVQAAFQKAKEELMGELRTTFRQLRELDQKGGETVETLNRDVALTAIGHRVAALKDKYEGIDEIHPYIDAVQKDIVENLIQFMPEAAQQQLPPQFANPFFRELALRKYEVNVIVDNTENGGAPVVFEQNPSYQNLFGKIEKEVQYGVVATDFTMIRPGSIHKANGGFLVMLVEDLFRNQFSWDGLKTALKTDEVVVEEPGERMGFISTKGIKPEPIPLGVKVVLIGTPEIYQILMNGDPDFSEFFKVRADFDTVMDRTEENVRNYASFICGLCEENDLRHLDPSGVARVIEYGSRLADDQNKLTTRFSRVADIIREASYYAGVDGEEYTSDRHIMKAVEEKIYRSNLIQEKVQEYITKGIFLIDTEGETVGQVNGLSVMGLGDIAFGRPSRVTASIGTGRGGIIDIEREAAMGGPTHTKGVLILSGYMNAAYAQDKPLSLSARLVFEQSYGGVDGDSASSTELYSILSALSGLPINQAIAVTGSVNQKGEVQAIGGVNEKLEGYYEVCKAKGLTGRQGAMIPASNVQNLMLKDEIIEAGKEGKFTIYPVATIDEGIEVLTGVPAGKRGPDGTFEEGTVNFLVDKRLREMAETMKEFKGGA
- a CDS encoding HEAT repeat domain-containing protein is translated as MAPLGFLGRPNIAKMARCHDLEGLIRALEYPNDPAIRSAAAAALGETGDSRAVHPLIRALNDDEEEVRFAAFKAIRIVGRPAVEPLMAELRDDDSPHHDNVAKELVMIGEGAVEPLVAALADENERVVTAAAVALAEIRGPAIPPLITELQNGESSVRDIAAAVLAYIGTPAVRRLVIALMDNDPGTRRRIAGVLKEIGPAALPDLTTFLLAGDLRQRHGAAEALGYIADPATVEPLIHALDDMNPDVRHAAAEALVAIGEPAVLPLTNAMKTAAPGIRDSAADVLEQIGAPAVPPLIAAMEEEGSSIRSRAADILGCCGDPAAALPLTNVLGDPDENVRQAAAEALGKIGDLRAVGPLTTLLDDPDGNVRMRTIEALIRIGDDRATAPLLAALQNETTEIRSNSRYVLGTISRVPKGDPLMSALLEELRDDEPVSATAFFSPAITGTRTTFQRRYTDAQERVYELFRAPNPEKARAFLKTKSIPHPNYYLIVETPDGTWGLDRDGLFLEHLEPWQVCCTPNPDCDGTIVSWNPVRLEMAARGLADNFVCDVRCGRCGRVWTDGIRYQNITAVRCPACTAVNRVDSTSAVCYHL